The sequence tatatatatatatatataggaattttcagctgcccaaccatgttTTCCCACTTGGttcgcgaccactaaaacctggTAGTGGGTTTTTAGTGATgcgaaaaagaaaacaaaaaacactaaaacccactaccgggttttagtggtcgcggaccAAGTGGAAAAACATGGTTGAGCAGCTGAAAaatatcttatatatatatataaatatatataacgcCACATCACAGATTATATGAGTGctcaaaaaaatatgaaatctatatatttatatatatgtatctatcgtatatatacatatataaataaatatatatatactgataaatatatgtataaatatcgtgtatcatatataaatataaatataatgtacaaatatatatatatatatatatatatatatataacataattttgaatgtaaaattatttaaaatgaatGAAACATTAATATACTTACTTTAAGTTGAATTTTGCAGATGACGAAAACGAAAATTGAAGTCGATGAACGAGAGATGCGGAGAAGAGATTAGACGAATACTAAGCCCGACGAAcaacaaaaaattaaagattATGGATTTGAGAGAACGATACAGAAATTGAGCAATTGAGTTGAGCATATTGTGCGAAGTGTATTTAAAAGTCATTCGTATAATTAAACGGATAATTGAACATATATATGAGCGCATCTCGACCGTTGAAGTGGATACCCATTAAAATCGATACCGTTTAATTGGATATCGATTGGATTTCGATTGGTGGAGGGCTGCCAACAATTGGATATCACTGCCAACAAGGCAGCGTCGTCATAACTCGTGGCGGACGCTTGTGGCGTTTCACctgaaactttttaaattttacattatttttgaaattatatttaatttttacattaaaaataataaaaacccaaaaaattattgataccgtaaaaaaaaaatcaaattattgatattaataaaaaaactgTATATAATTAGTTATCGATAATCATGAATCTCTTTAATAGAAAATTAATTATGGTGGCTTATATAAAAACAAAATCACTAATCTTAAcagaaaataaacataaaaatcttaTTACATTAATAGTGGAGACAGTCGAGAATAAATAGTATGAATTATTCTTCCATaatcaatataaaaaaaaacatttatccTTTTGACGTTAATTTTAATAAACAAACTTAATTCTTCTAttatctataaaaaaaatatttatcctTTGAcgttaattttaataaaatttgttctACACCAATCAAATTATTGATATTAATAAAAGAAACTTTATATAATTAGTTGTCGATAATCATGAAGCTCTTTAATAGAAAATTAATTATGgtgatttatataaaaataaaatcactaaTTTTAACACAAGATCAATTATAAAAatcttattatattatattggaTAGAGTCgagaataaataatatgaattaTTCTTCTATAATCTATAAAAAAAAGTATTTATCCTTTGATGTTAATTTTAATAAACAAATTTAATGATTATTCTTCTATtatctataaaaaaatatttatgcttTGACGTTAATTTTAATAAACTTTGTTctatatcaatcaaattattgatattgataaaagaaaatttatataattaGTTATCGATAGTCATGAATCTCTTTAATAGACAATTAAATTATGGTGGCTTATACAAAAAATTACTAATCTTAACACAAGATCAATTATAAAAATCTTATTATATTAATAGTGGAGAGATTAATTCGAAAGTAGATAGTTTGAATTTAATGTTATGTGTATCGTgaaaataattatcaaattgcaTAATCGTTCGGTACTTAATCTCATGCAAACAAATTGACTCATCGttcaattatttatatataaatatatatgtcaaGATAATGTCAATGACTCCGTCTATGAAATACACGTGAACATTTATCATAAAATTCTCCATCATTATCATTTACTTACCGTGCGTATATTAACGAGAATCCATGTGTACATTCATTCACGATTTAGATGATGTTTACAACCTCAAAAGATAAatgattataattttttttaaataaattataataataaaatattaatcaataacAACATATTAAAGATGCTATATGACTTTTTGAATGTTTCCTATGACTTACAAATGTTAACTTAtccattaagatgaattcgaaTATCCATACAAAATCAGCTTTTTGCAGTTCAATAACATAGATGCAATAGATGATATTAAACACACATGCACCACTTAGAGAAAAATAACGACAACCAAGAGGTCGATATATGTCAAGATATGTATTCTTAGGCAAAATAACGAAATTACactttaaaaagataaaattatataatatgaaTATTGATATCATCGATCAAAGAGTGATTACTTTGCTATTACAACAAAAAAGTTTTCAATATACATGTTTTTACAGTTAAATGAATTGAAGTTTGGTTTAGTTGTACGCACCAGAAAATATGTCATTTGCCTTTAATTATATCTGAAAAATCATCGCAATGTCTGTGTAACCATTACGATTCATAATTCGCTTGATTTGTGTCTGCATTGTAGGGGACACGTATTCATGAACTCATTTTCTCAAATCTAATCTACAATTTTCGAGCACTAATATTCGAGGTATCGTTAGcttgttatttttaattttatcctTTCACATAATTAAATGTGATTGATTTAATTTGTGTCATATTGAAACAAAATTTAAGTCATCGGTAGTCAACCAACTAATGAAATGACTTGATTTCAGACTCtcaattttcatatattttatctctatatctatTTACGAGTCATTATCTTGTAAATAAAAATTGATGATGGATTCTTAATCTTTTTTTCATATGAATATATACTCAATTTGAACTAATTGAAAAATTAGTTTCTCCATGTCATTAAATTACTAAAACAATCAATTATCTTTTAAAACTGTGATTTAACTCTGACTCATTCATGTGAAATTAAGTCCCTTTCgagtaaattattttttttaaatcaacaCTTTTTTCCATCTAATGATGttattcacatttttttttatcaataatCGCACCTAATTAATATACACATCATCTTTACTATATTATGATTAATAAACCCATTAGAGTAACTAACTTTGatcattttaataaattttcaaatttatccTTATAATTATTTCAAATCTATTCAATGATTAAGAGGTAAAAAtgttatttaggattaaaaaaCTCCCAATTCTTATTCCCACTATCCCACtatcttaatttttaattatcatttttataaaaatatattatgtgcacatgcattgcatgtgCTTAgtgtattaatattaattattattcaaAAAACTGAAAAGCCTCATTCCTCTCTCATTCAACCTAATAAAATCTCCTTCTCTATCCACAAAgcacttttttttaaatactttctaccaaatccaaacgggctctAAATTTCTAAGCAGAAGAGAAGCAATTCTACACGAGATTACGAAAGATGGTTTGGTAGCTTGGGAACTACACCAGAAGACGTGAGAATTTGGTATTCGAGAGATGCATTATTGGAGAAGGTTAGCCAAGAAAGGGAGCTTCGGAACTACATGACCAGGAGAGCCAACGCTGCTACCTTGATTATTCAGGTTAAAACTTGATTTTGTATCTTGAAAATTAAATTGAGTTATTGTTTATTGGGTTTTCAGTATCTTCTTTTTTTGTCCAAGTTTGAGATGAATTCAAAGTACGTGGAGGTGACATCATGAGATCAAAATGATAGAATTACTCCAGCGGCAGGAGTGGGAAATAATGATGAATAAAAGTGTCAATAATCTCACCAAAGTTGGTCAGGATTTGTGGAGAGCGAAAAACAAAAGGGATTTCTTATGTTCAGTGCATATTAGAGAGGGTTTTAAGTTTGTCTACAATAATTAAATGTGATGTGTATAATATTAAATACCATACGTGTATGTGATGTGACCAAAATAATCATTCAAATCTTCTTTGTCACCAAAAACCATGCCAACCCATCcatcatgataaaaaaaatgaccCATTtctaaacattttaaaaatagTGGAATTAAATCAAAACCGACaagatatcatatcaaaatttaaaagtgATAAATTTATAGGATTAAATATCAATTTTTCCAAAGTTATATGTATGCTAATTTAAGCAGTTCCTTATACCGTCAATTAATGCAATAACTCTCAAAAGCTTCAACTATCTAAAAATTAGGGCGGTGGTCAACGCCTAGGCGGTTTATCAATCTCTCTAGCTCAACTATTATATAtcaagttattttaaaattttagaatgaaatttattataatttgtaggagaaaattaaatttcaaaaacaaaatcaGAACCGATctcttgtaaaaaaaaataatgattaattaatgGTATTATTCTTCCCGCACCCAGTTTTCCCAAAGCTAAATACATAAATAATGATTAATTTCCTTCGGGTCAACCCTTTTCTTTAtaaataatgattaattaattgtATTATATCAAGAAAACGCGTGGCTCTCATTTTCCCATGGCTGCTTACGCTGCGCTTCTTGCTCTTGCTCGATCTTTGCGAGAGATTGGGGATCTTCAACAGTATGCCGATCCTCTTCACAAATTTCTTTCCATGATAAAGTTGATTTAATCATCACTTTCCTTGAAGATTATTCAGACAAGCATCATGGAACACTTGATTTTGTGGAGAATGGGATCAACAAAGCTGCATTTGAAGCTCAAGATTTCATGGATTCGTATTTGTGTTGGGCATCTACTACTGATCATGATGATGAGATGAATTTGGATCGAGACTTAACCATGGCGTCTGAaagaattgattttattttgggAGAGACGCTGAAGATGAACAACAGTGACACAGCTCAAGATCTCCCATCCCTGTCTTATTCTTCTCCTGTTGATTCTTTATCTACGATCCAAGCCACTGCCAAAAAAATGGTTGTGGGATTTGAGGATGACTTGAATTCAATCAAAGAAAGGTTATACGAAGATTCTGCTAAGCTTCAAATCATCCCAATTGTGGGGATGGGAGGAATCGGGAAGACGACTCTAGCTAGAAGAGCCTACGAGGATTCAATCCTTTCTCAATACTTCGACACACACGCATGGATTACAGTGTCACAAGAGTATCAAAGGAAAGAGATTCTTTCGGGGCTTTTGAAGTCCCTCAAGAATGAACAATCTAATGGGAGCCAAGCAGAATTGGCAAAACGAGTGTACCAAAATCTCATGGGCAGGCGATATCTCATTGTGATTGATGATATGTGGAGTACCGAAGCATGGGATGGTTTAAAGATGACATTCCCCGATGATGGTAGTGGAAGTCGAATCTTGTTAACCACCAGGCTGTTAGATGTGGCTTCTTATGCAGGATGTTCAGATACTCTGGTTCACCAAATGAATTTTATAACTGAAGACCAAAGTTGGGAACTACTTCAAGAAAGAGTTTTTGGACAACAATCTTGTCCTCCCCAACTGGTGGAGGTCGGGAAGAAGATTGCGAAAAATTGCGGTGGACTTCCACTCACCATCGTAGTGGTTGCTGGACTACTGATTTCTGCAGAAAACGTCAAGAGAGAAGAAGTTTGGGAAAATATTTCGGACAATATAAGTTCTAGAGAGCCTACAATTGCACTTCAATGCTCAAAGATACTCTGTTTTAGTTATGATCGGTTACCTCTCCGACTAAAACCATGTTTCCTATACATTGCGGCTTTCCCAGAAGATTTTGAAATAGATGTTTCTAAGCTACTCAGGTTGTGGGTTGCGGAGGGATTTCTGAAACCAAATGATGGGTTCAAATGCTTGGAAGATGTTGGGGAAAGTTACTTGGAGGATCTTGTGAAGAGAAGTTTGCTCTTGGTGAGCAAGAAAAGGCGGGATGGTAAACTCAAAGCAATTGGAATCCATGATATGTTGAGGGAGATTTGCATAACAAAAGCTGAAGAAGATGGGTTTCTTCATCGTCATGTGTCATCCAAAACAGATTCCGGAACAGAATTCATAGAGAATCCATGTCGCCGCCTCACAATTCAAAACACCGAGGGAGATAAAGAATGGGAAGTCCTAGATTCAAGCGTTCGATCAATTCTACTGTTTTCCCATACAAATTCTCTGTCAAAATTACATGTACGGTCTAGGCACATCTGTATCTTCGATACACCAGGCATAAGCGGGTCCAACTTTTCAGATACAATCTCCACATTCCATAATTTGAGGTACTTACATTTTTCCAAATTGGATACATCTCCAGTCTCATTATCAAAATTTCCTAATCTTGAAACTATTGTTCGTGAAGATTATTTCCCAGTAGACCTACCATATCAAATTTTAATGATGCCCAAGTTAAGGCATCTGATCTTTCACGAAGGCCTTCATTTATACTACTACCCCTCTGACACCGAATTTGTTCATGAAAGTGATCTACAAACAATCGAGAGAGTGATAGATTTTGTATTCGCCGACCAGATCACCAGAATACTCGTGAATCTGAAAAAGTTGAAAGTTGCATATAATATGAAGAATCGTGGTTGGGATTATTTTAATTTCGGCAACCTTTCGGATTTACGAAACCTCGAGCACTTGGATATCATTGTGCGGTATAAGAATCAGGACTGGCGCCATTCCTCAATAACATGGAACCATGCTTTCCCAATGGCTCTAAAGATTTTAACTCTGGAAGGAGTCCCATTACCTTGGGAAACATGACCATAATCGGGTCGCTCCCGAATCTTCAAGTGCTCACGATGGCGGATAATTGTGGCACTAAACTTTCCGAGTGGAAAACAGTGGAAGGTGAATTTCTTCAACTCAAGTATTTTTGTTCTGAGTTAGATGGGCTGGTGAAGTGGGAAACGGAAAAAGAGCATTTCCCATGCCTTGAAACCTTGATTCTCGTGATGGCCAGGAGCATGGATGAGATTCCTGTTGGCATAGGAGAAATAGATACCCTTCAATGCATAGAGCTGTGGGGCTGTAAAAAATCATTGGTGGACTCAGCCAAGCAAATTGAAAAACATCAACATGAAAATGGAAACAATGGGTTTCGTGTCATTCATGACGATTAAtggacattttttttttttgaagaattaTTACGAAAGAGATTCTTGTACATggaactataaaaaaaaaaaagaaaaaaaaaaagaaagtgtGGCCAATTGTGTTTTTAGTTTTTTACGTGCCTTCCACTGGGTTTATTGTCGTGTAtctatctatttatttattctattatataaatatatgagtttatTGTCGTGTGTCTTCGTTTAATTTTTGAACTACGTTATGACTTGATCGCTATATTGGATACGTAGACAATTTAGATATATTCTGAGTACAGTCATAAATTTGTTGTTTTCTTTTCGCATGAAATAATAATGTCTCATATTTTTAGTGAAAGTTAAATACAATCAAaagattggaaaaaaaaaatcttcaagTTTTCTTAGGTAGTCAAATAAATTCACAAATGAActcacataaataaattattgaaagagAAAATCACATTAATTATTTAGTAGTGAGAAAAAAGTACTCAATTAAATTCACAAATGAACTCACATCTTTATATATTGATAATGATAAATTGTAGATGCAAAAATATGAAAgtgtataataaaaaattagtgtgtaaaaaataaaaatatttaagttaattcacAATTGTTAATCATATGTTAATAATAGTAGTAAAATACATATTAGATAGAttagaaatattaaaataaagtaGATATTCATTAGATTAAAAAAAGTACACTATGCAaccttttttattttaattattcatATActatcttaaaaaaatattattagtaATTCATGTACTTGTTTATTTGTGAattataatattgaataaaataaattataaagtatggtaaaaatatttattagtcacataaataaattattggaagagaaaaacatattaattatttaataattaaaaaatgatagtcaagtaaattcataaatcaactaacatatttatatatgtaataaataataatataaatagatagataataga comes from Henckelia pumila isolate YLH828 chromosome 4, ASM3356847v2, whole genome shotgun sequence and encodes:
- the LOC140864688 gene encoding putative late blight resistance protein homolog R1A-10 is translated as MDSYLCWASTTDHDDEMNLDRDLTMASERIDFILGETLKMNNSDTAQDLPSLSYSSPVDSLSTIQATAKKMVVGFEDDLNSIKERLYEDSAKLQIIPIVGMGGIGKTTLARRAYEDSILSQYFDTHAWITVSQEYQRKEILSGLLKSLKNEQSNGSQAELAKRVYQNLMGRRYLIVIDDMWSTEAWDGLKMTFPDDGSGSRILLTTRLLDVASYAGCSDTLVHQMNFITEDQSWELLQERVFGQQSCPPQLVEVGKKIAKNCGGLPLTIVVVAGLLISAENVKREEVWENISDNISSREPTIALQCSKILCFSYDRLPLRLKPCFLYIAAFPEDFEIDVSKLLRLWVAEGFLKPNDGFKCLEDVGESYLEDLVKRSLLLVSKKRRDGKLKAIGIHDMLREICITKAEEDGFLHRHVSSKTDSGTEFIENPCRRLTIQNTEGDKEWEVLDSSVRSILLFSHTNSLSKLHVRSRHICIFDTPGISGSNFSDTISTFHNLRLFPSRPTISNFNDAQVKASDLSRRPSFILLPL